Genomic segment of Mucilaginibacter sabulilitoris:
TCATATGGGATACCTGAATCAATAAATTTCTGAACGGTTTGCTGCGTTCGTTTTAAGGCTGAAACATATATTTTATCAAATGGTATCGTTTGGTAAGCTTCAAAAAACAATGAAGCTTGCTTACGTCCTTCATCATTTAAATCGGTATCCATTCCACGCCCCTGTACAATACCTTGTCTGTTAAGTTCTGTTTGGCCGTGGCGTACTATATATAAGGTCTTTTGTATCATTCTTTTTTAAGCCTAAAGCTAAAAGCCGTAGGCATAAAGCTTTGTCTGCTTTATTTATTAATTGCCATTCCCAAGCTTTCGGTGTTTTGCTTTCGGCCTCCAGTTTAGCTAATTAATAACAGGTAATTTATAGTAGTGGGGTTTACTTTCTTCCGGAAATTCAAAATCAGTAAAATCAGCTACTACATTATATAATGTATCGCGTTCAATAGGTTGCCTGCCCACGTTTTTAATCAGCTCAACCAACTGTTTGGTACTCATACCGGGATGCTGCTCTTCGGCACCGGCCATGGAGTATATTTTGGTAGTATCATCAAGTGTACCGTCAATATCATCTACCCCAAAGTTTAAAGATAATTGTGCAGTAGTACGGCTGATCATAGCCCAATAAGCTTTGATGTGATCAAAATTATCAAGATAAATACGCGATACAGCGTAATTGCGCAGATCTTCCACTACCGTAGATTCCGGCACATGTGACATCTGGTTGTCCTGGTTACGGAATTTTAACGGGATAAAAGTCTGGAACCCTCCGGTTTTATCTTGCAACTGGCGTAAGCGCTCCATATGATCAACGCGGTGCCAGTATTTTTCAATGTGCCCATATAGCATGGTAGCGTTAGAGCGACCACCCAGCTTGTGCCACTCTTCATGAATGGCCAGCCATTGATCGCCGGTGCATTTATCCTTAGATATCTGATCGCGGACTTCAGGATGAAATATTTCGGCACCACCGCCTGGGATGGATTGTAAACCAGCTTCCTGCATCAGGCGCATTCCGGTTGCATAATCAATTTTGGCTTTTTTAAATATATAATGATATTCTACGGGTGTTAACGCTTTAATATGTAATTCGGGACGATGTGCTTTTATGCGACTGAAAAGCTCCTGATAAAAAGGTACATCGTATTGAGGTAAAACCCCTCCTACTATATGAACTTCAGTAACAGGTTCCCCGTCATATTTGGTTACCATATTAAACATTTCATCCATGGTATATTCCCAACCTTCAGATTTTTGCTTGAGCAGACGCGAATAAGAGCAAAACTTGCAATCGTAAACGCAAAGATTGGTAGGCTCAATATGAAAATTACGATTGAAGAATGTTTTATGGCCGTGCCGTTTTTCGCGAATGTAATTGGCTAAAACGCCCAGATAACCCAGGTCTCCCTGTTCATACAATATTACGCCTTCATCAAAGGTGATGCGTTGATTGTTTAGTACTTTTTCGGCAATGTGCTTTAAATCAGCGGACAAATCCGGATTTTGCAATAATAACTGTAAATTACCTTCAGCTTCCATGTAAAAAACTTTGGGCAAATGTACTAAAAAGGATAAAACTATGCTTAATAAGATAATTCATTGCCCAACCAGAAGTGAGTAATGACATTAAATTTACAGAGCGGTAATTGATGAAATTATAATGCCGGTAACACAATCATCCTGGCAACCTTTTGGCCTATAACCACAATTAGATATCATGCCGTTGTTGTTTGCTTCAAAATATATATCATTATTTTTAGGATCTACCCTAAGCCAATTGGTGCGTGCCTTTGTATAAATATCATCTAATGTAAGTAATTCGCCACCTTGGTTACCATGGGTATTCAAGCTCGTGTTTTCTTCATGCCAATGTGCAGTAGTATCTATGGCATGGGTACTATCCGGCCGTACCCGAAGGGAGACGAAATCTCTTGAAACAATTTTACCATTGTTAACGCCGATTTTTATTTCGGCGCTGTAACCGAAAACAGAGCCTTGATTTTGTGTATAGCTATAGGAATTATGAACGCTGCTCTTATAGTTTAACCATGCCTTATAACTTTTATTAAATTCGTTTCCATTAGCGATATCATCTTTTTTACAGCTGTTTAAGCATATTAAAACAATAATGACAGGAATATAAAAGGTTTTCATGATTCAGGCTTTTTTGGAATATTACGCAAAAAAATCCCCGCATGCTACACCTAATAAAAATAATCTTATTTAATTTGGCCGGATATCATATACAAAATGAAAACTGAAACTATAGCAATACACGCCGGAAATAAGAAGGATGAATCGTCGAAAGCTGTAATACAGCCAATTATATTATCAACCACCTTTGAACGTGGTATTGATGGTGATTTTCCAGGCGGGCATATCTACAGTCGTTCATCAAACCCTAACCGGGAATCGTTGGAGAATGTACTTGCCAAATTAGAAGGCGGCGCCGATGCTGCGTCTTTTTCTTCGGGCAATGCAGCAGGCATGTCAGTATTTCAGTCGTTGGCGCCGGGTACGCATGTTATAGCTCCCGATGATATGTATCATGGGTTACGTAACCAGCTTAAAAATTTGTTCGCTGATATTTTAACTTTTGATTTTATTGATGTTAACAACACCACAATACTACAGCAGCATATTAAGCCTGAAACCGGTTTAATATGGGTTGAAACCCCATCAAATCCGCTGCTTAAAATAACCGATATTAAAAAGATAGTGGCCATTGCCAAACCTAAAGGTATTAAAGTAGCTTGCGATAACACTTTTGCCACGCCCATTTGTCAGCAGCCCATTACTTTAGGTGCTGATCTGGTAATGCACTCAGCCACAAAATATTTTGGCGGTCACAGCGACCTAATGGGTGGCGCATTAATTACCGCCGAAAAAAATGAATGGTGGGCTAAGATACGCCAGGTACAGGAAATGGGTGGCGCTATCCCCTCTCCAACCGATTGCTATATGCTGGCCCGCAGCATCAAAACCCTGCCTTACCGGGTTAAGGGCCATGTGCATAATGCACAGTTGTTAGCGGAGTTTTTAGAAAAACATCCGGGAGTTGAAAAGGTAATGTATCCGGGGTTGCCGTCTCATCCACAGTACGCTATTGCCAAAGAGCAGATGCTGGCGTTTGGAGGAATGTTATCTTTTATTGTTAGAGGCGATGAAGAACACACCCGCACTGTAATAAATAAACTGCAACTATTTACCAGGGCCACAAGCCTTGGCGGAGTTGAAAGCCTGGTTGAGCACCGGGCAACTGTTGAGGGGCCTGATACCAAAACACCACGAAATTTGCTTAGGGTATCTGTGGGTTTAGAGCATATCGACGATTTGGTAGCTGATTTGGATCAGGCGTTGTCCTGAGGCGAAAGGTAAGATAAAAGGTTTTTAATGTCGACTATTGAATGCTGAATTTTGAATATCGAAATAGCATTTTCTTTTATTAATTCATCATTTGATATTCGGTGTTCGATGTTCAATATTGTTTAATTTTTCCCTTCATTATTCAAAATTTGATAGCCCTTTTACCCTTAACCCTTCGCCTTTAACCTAAATATAAAATTTAATTTGGTATTTTAATTAATATCCGCTTATCTTTGAAACATTATTTGGTAGTAATACCATGATCAATTCTCCGCAATAGTTCGGGTGTTGATTTATAAAGAAGCGGCGAGAGATCAGGCTCAGCGACCCGCTGGCAACCCTTCAATTTTGAAGAAGGTGCCAATTCCTGTCCCGGAAAATAACCCCGGGGAATATAAATTTATAACCATGAAAAGTTTAGTTAAAATTTCTACAAGCAACATTTCTGAAACCTCAAACGGTACTATACAAAATATTAGCTTCAATATTGGCTGTATTTGTATGTGTTGCTGCTGTTGATTGACCAAACGCGTTCAATCTTTTCAACTGCGAAAAGCACGTGTTTTAAAACCGGTACAGATCATTACCGGAATTGCCAAAGTCCATCAGATCATCAAAAAAATTTAATTAAACACCTTAAAAACGTACTATTATGTCTGCCAGCAATTTAAAATTCGAAACCTTACAATTACATGCCGGTCAGGAAGTTGATGCAACTACCGGCGCCCGGGCTGTTCCGCTTTATCAAACCACATCTTATGTATTTAATAATGCCGAGCATGGTGCCAACCTTTTCGCGCTAAAAGAATTTGGCAATATTTATACCCGCATCATGAACCCTACTACTGATGTTTTTGAAAAACGGATAGCGGCTTTAGAGGGTGGCGTTGCAGCATTGGCCACGGCTTCGGGTCAGGCATCGCAATTTCTGGCTTTAAATAATATAATGCAAGCTGGCGATAATTTTGTAACCTCTCCTTTTTTATATGGAGGTACTTATAATCAGTTTAAAGTTGCCTTTAAGCGTTTGGGTATTGAGGCTCGTTTTGCCAAAGATGATACTGCCGAAAGTCTGGAGACTTTAATTGACGATAAAACCAAAGCTATATTCCTGGAAACCGTAGGTAATCCAGGTTTCACTATTGCCGATTTTGATAAAGTGGGTGCTTTGGCAAAAAAGCACGATTTACCTTTAATAGTTGATAATACTTTCGGGGCAGCAGGATACCTGTTTCGCCCGCTTGATCATGGGGCACATATTGTTGTGCAGTCATCTACCAAATGGATAGGCGGTCATGGTACTACAATAGGCGGTGTAATTGTTGATGGTGGCAATTACAACTGGGCAAACGGCAAGTTTCCGCAATTTACAGAGCCATCAGAAGGCTATCACGGCCTTGTATTTTCTGATGTATTTGGTATTGGCGGGCCATTTGGCAATATTCAATTCATTATACGGGCCCGTGTAGAAGGGCTACGTGATTTTGGTCCGGCGCAAGCTCCGTTTAATTCATGGCTGAATATACAGGGCTTGGAAACACTTTCATTACGTGTACAGCGCCATGTTGATAATGCACTTGAGCTGGCTAAATGGCTGGAACAGCATCCGCAAGTGGTCTCGGTTAATTATCCTGGCCTGCCGTCATCTCCATACCATGTATTGGCCAAAAAATATTTAAAAAATGGTTTTGGTGGTGTATTGTCATTTGAAATTAAAGGCGATAAACAACAGGCAAGCAACTTTATCGACAGTTTACAATTAGTAAGTCACCTGGCTAATTTAGGTGATGCCAAAACATTGATCATTCAGCCATCGGCAACCACGCATCAGCAATTATCTGATGCCGAACAACTATCTGCCGGGGTTACGCCGGCAGGGTTACGCGTATCGGTAGGTATTGAACATATTGATGATATAAAAGCCGATTTTGAACAGGCTTTTGCCAAAATAAAGCAGCTTGCTGCATAGTTTAATATAGTTTTTTAAGTGAAATAGTAAAGTTATAACGGGATGCGATTGTTAGAAAGTAATAAGTATTAAGTGATGAGTATTGAGTTCGCTTTTTCAACTCAATACTCATCACTCACTACTCAAAACTACCAGTCGCTCCCGGGATAACAAAACAAAAGAATGAATACAGAGATATTTAAGTACACACAAACGTTTGAGTTCGAATCGGGCCAGGAAATACAGGATCTGGAAATTGGTTTTCATACTTATGGAAGGTTAAATAAAGAAAAGGATAATGTTGTATGGGTATGCCACGCACTTACCGCCAACGCCGATGTTTTTGACTGGTGGAAAGGTTTTGCCGGTACAGGTCACCTATTTAATCCTGAGGAACATTTTATTGTGTGTGCCAATATATTGGGGTCGCCTTATGGCACAACTAACCCGCTTAGTATTAATCCGGTAACCGGGCAACCATATTATCAGGCGTTTCCCCAATTTACAATAAGGGATATTGTTAAGGCACATCAATTACTGGCAGATCATTTACAGATAGATCATATACATATTTTGATAGGTGGTTCGCTTGGCGGGCAACAAGCTATTGAATGGGCTATTATAGAGCCCGAACGTATTAAAAATCTTATACTGATTGCGACCAACGCACGCCACTCACCATGGGGAATCGCGTTTAACGAATCTCAACGCCTGGCTATCAGTACCGATCGTACTTTTTATGCCAACACACCCGATGGAGGTCAAAAAGGACTTAAAGCGGCGCGAAGCATAGCCCTGCTCTCCTATCGCGGTTATAAAACCTATTCGGTAACCCAGCAGGAAGAAACTGATGGCAAAACAGATGATTACCGTGCGGCTACGTATCAAAACTATCAGGGGCAAAAACTGGTGAACAGGTTTAATGCTTATAGCTACTGGTACCTGACCAAAACCATGGATTCGCACAATGTGGGCCGTAACCGCAGCAGCGTTGAAAAAGCATTGAGTCTGATTAAAGCACGTACGCTGGTAATCGGCATTAAATCAGATGTCTTATTCCCCATTGAAGAACAACAATATTTATTTCATCATATACCTAAATCGGCCTTTGCCGAACTGGATTCATTTTACGGCCACGATGGTTTCCTGATCGAAACAGAGGCTTTAACAAATATTATTACATCGTTTTTTAAAACTGATGTAAAAGGAAAAATTATAGAATTGCAACGTACAGCGTAATGAGTAAAAAGTTAAATATAGGATTATTTGGATTTGGGGTAGTTGGTCAGGGATTGTATGATATTATCAAAACCAAACATCTGAACATAGAGATAGTAAAATTTGCTATAAAGGATCCGAATAAAAAACGTACACTACCGGCTGAATTATTTACAACTGATAAAGATGAGTTGCTGAATAACCCCGAGATAAACACTATTGTAGAATTGATAAATGATACAGAAGCAGCATTTGAAATAGTTTCGAGAGCATTAAGCTCCGGTAAAAATGTAGTATCTGCCAGTAAAAAAATGATCGCTCTCCATTTGGAAGAATTGATAGAGCTGCAGCATAAACATGGTACCTCGTTATTATACGAGGGTGCGGTTTGCGGCAGTATCCCGATTATCCGCAACCTGGAAGAATATTATGATAATGAATTACTGCATTCTATCAGTGGTATTTTTAATGGTTCGTCAAATTACATACTGTCCAAAGGATTTATAGAAGGTTTAGATTATAACAGCGCCCTGAAACAAGCTCAAGATCTGGGTTTTGCTGAAACCGATCCGACTAGTGATGTTGGAGGCTTTGATGCCAAATATAAGCTGGTAATTGCTGCCGCGCATGCTTATGGTGTAATTGTAGAGCCCGACGAAGTATTTAATTTAGGTATCCAAAATCTTGGTGCCCAGGATTTGCAATACGCTCGTGAAAAGAACCTGAAAATTAAACTGGTGCCGGTAGCCAAAGAGCTTGATGAAAGAAATGTGGCCCTGTTTGTATTACCCAAATTTGTAAACGAAACCGAGTTTTTATACAACGTAGAATATGAATATAACGGTGTAACTGTACAGGCGGCTTTTGCCGATCAGCAGTTCTTTTTTGGAAAAGGTGCTGGTGGCCACCCTACCGGCTCGGCAGTGTTATCGGATATAGCTGCATTACGCTACAATTATCAATACGAGTATAAAAAGGCAAAGGAAAAAACAGACCTTAACTTTACCAACAATATTGAATTGAACATCTACCTCAGATATGATGACGAAAGTTTAGTTGAAGCATTAAATTTTGAACATATACAGGAACGCTATTATTCAGGTAATTATAAGTTTGTTATCGGAAAAATCAATTTGCAAAATCTGATCGACAATCAAAACCGTATATCTGAAAGCAAGGCATTTATCGCTTTTGCCGATCAGCTCACCGGGGTTAGCTTAGCATCGGCATCAAAACAAGCTGCCGAAGCTGTATAATAACATTTAAGTTGTTTGTGATAAAAAGGCTCCATACTTGGAGCCTTTTTCATTTCTATATAGTTTAATCAAGATAGTAATGTCTGATCTGGTTCAGTCCGTGGTCAAGTTCATACACCCATGGTGTAGCAGTAGGTATTTCAAGCTTGCTTACATCCTCGTCGCTAAGGTTATCAATGTATTTTATTAATGAACGTAAACTGTTGCCATGTGCTACTACAATTACCTTCTGATTTCGCCGCATGGTGTTTACTATGGTTTCGTTCCAGAAAGGTAGTACCCTATCCATCGTTTCGCTCAGGTTTTCGGTTAATGGCAGTTCACGGTCTGTAAGATCCTTATACCGAAGATCATGTCCTGGGTAACGGGGATCTTCCTTAGTTATAGCTGGCGGATGCTCATTTGGGTCGCGCCGCCACTTTTGTACCTGTTCAAGCCCATATTTAGCAATGGCGTCATCCTTATTCATGCCCTGCAGATCGCCGTAGAAACGTTCATTCAGGCGCCATGATTTTTCAACAGGTATCCATAGGTGATCAAGCTCCTCTAACACAAAGTGCATCGTTTTTATTGATCGTTTTAAATAGGATGTAAAACCGGCATCAAAATTATATCCGTTCTTTTTTAATATGCGACCTGCATTTTTGGCCTGTATGTATCCATTTTCAGATAAATCAACATCTTCCCAGCCGGTAAAGCGGTTTTCCAGGTTCCATTCGCTTTCGCCATGTCGTACTAATACTATTTTTTGCATAGGTATTTATTTAACATAAAAGTAACTGTTCAGTTGTAAAAAAAATTGTATAATATTTATAAATCAATTAGATTGCGGTAAACCAATAAAAAACTTCAACCTATTATGATTCCTACTACACCAGTAACGGTAAAAGATGGCATTGCCAATCCCGCTCCTCTTGGTCTTTGTGCTTTTGGCATGACTACTGTATTGTTAAACATTCACAATGCCGGTTTTTTTGAAATGAACACCATGATATTAGCCATGGGCATATTTTATGGCGGACTGGCCCAGGTTATTGCTGGTGTTATTGAAGCCAAAAAGAATAATACGTTTGGCTTAACCGCATTTACATCTTACGGCTTCTTCTGGCTTTCGTTGGTAGGTCTGCTGGTTATGCCTAAACTGGGTTGGGGAGCTGCTCCATCAGAAGGTGCAATGTGCGCCTATTTAAGTATATGGGGAGTATTTACCTTATTGTTGTTTTTCGGCACTTTAAAACTAAACAGGGCGCTGCAATTTGTTTTTGCCTCATTAACCATATTATTCTTTTTGCTGGTAGCAGGTGATGCTACCGGAAATAGCGACATAAAGCATCTGGCTGGATATGAAGGTATCATCTGCGGGGCATCGGCCATATATACCGGTATTGCTAATGTACTGAACGAAATTTATGGCAAGGTTGTAATGCCCGTAGGCCCTGTTAATGTTTAATTTAAAAGCTAAAATTAATTCTGCTAAATTGCGCAGGTGAAAGATTTTAAAAAATATTACAATATTCCGGCTACGCCCGATGAAATTTATATGGCCCTTACTAATCCTGTTACCATGGAACTTTGGACAGGTGAAGTGGCAGAAATGTCTACTGAAGCAGGCTCTGAATTTTCTATGTGGGACGGCAGTATAACCGGAAAAAACCTGGAGTTTGAGCCAGGCAAAAAAATAGTACAGCAGTGGTATTTTGAAGGTGAGTCTGATAATTCTGTTGTAACCATTAAACTGCATCCCGATAAAAAAGGTTCATCTGTTGAACTTCGGCACACCAATATTCCGGATGCCGATTATGATGGCATGGTTGACGGATGGAACAATAGCTATTTTGGCGCATTGCAGGAGTTTTTTGAAGGAGAATAAAGCTTCTTCCTCGTAAAAAGATATCATTAAAACAGAAAAGCCGCTCAATTGAGCAGCTTTTCTTGTTATAGGGATTTTCCATGAGAAAATCTTTGCTATTAATATAAAGTAAATTCAACCCTGCGGTTAGCCTGACGGCCGGCAGCAGTTTTGTTGGTTGCAATAGGCTGTGTTTGACCATAACCTGTAGCTTCAATACGTGATGCATTTGCACCTTTACTTACCAAATAAGATTTAACCGATTCAGCACGGTCTTTCGATAATCTCATGTTCAGATCAGCAGATCCGGTGTTATCTGTATGGCCGGCAAGTTTTAAGCTGAAGTTTTTGTCAATTAATAAATTGGCTACCCTATCCAAACTTGGATATGAGTGAGCACGGATAGTTGCCTTACCCAAATCAAACTCCAGGTTTTTAATCGCATCCTTAACAACCTTTTTGTCTTCTTCAGTTACATAAACAACCGGTTTAGCAAGCGGACAACCTGAGCCATCTACTTTTGTTCCTGCCGGTGTATTCGGGCATTTGTCGTTAACATCAACCACGCCGTCTCCGTCGCTGTCTGTTGTTAATTTGGCAAGGTTGGCATTAGTAGTGTTCAAATCATTTCTTAACTGGTCGTTTTTAGCTTTTTCTGCATCAATTTGTTGTTGTAACAAAGTTTTGGTTTGTTGATTTTCCCATAGGTATTCTTTGCGCATAGATGATACCGGATTATGAGTGGCCATTTGTGGTTTTTTACGGCTGCCCAAGGCAAACTCTAAGCCTACGTGTGCGTAAGAGAATCTATCATTGGTTGATCCGCTGTTAAAGCCATCGAAGTTATCAGATTGTACAAAGTTTACAGTATAACCCAAATCAAGGTTAACACCTGGAGCAATATCGAACTTTAAACCCAGGCCAAGCGGAATGAATATTTCATTTATGGAGCCTTTGCCATCAGTTTTAAAATTTGTTTCCTGGCCACCCGGCGTTGTAATTTTAGGTGTATAGTTCATGTTACCTGCACCTACAGTTAAATAAGGCTGGATAAATGGTTTGTCATGGCGCCAGTTAATATTAGCCAATGTAATGTTAGCACTTAAAGCCGCCGACCAATTGATATTGGTTGTGTATTGGCTATAAATTGTGTTACCCGCTACATCAGGCTGGCTGTTGTTACCTCTTACTTTACCTCTAAGGAAATCAGCCTGGATACCTAACGAAGGTAGAATTTGGCCTTTGATGTAAGCGCCATAACCAAACTGTTCGGTGGGGTTTTTAAAATCCTGTCGGCTATTGGTACCAAAAATGGTGTAAGGCGTTAACATACCGCCATGAACACCTATTGACCAGGTGCGGAGATTACTGCCACCTGAAAAAGGTTTAACATAATCATTGCCCGCTGCGGTAGTATCGGCGGTTTGTGCAAATAGTTTACCACCTACCATAAGTCCTGTAAGTAGTAGTGTGGCTCTTTTAAAATTTGATTTCATATCGTTGTGTTTAATTATAGGTTTATTGTTCACTAAACCATAACTCTAACAGACAACATTAATGCCATCAAGATTTATTGAAGTTTTGTTTGTATGCTAAAAGCTCATCAATTTTCTACGTGTTAATATCAGAGAATTTTAGATAAATAACTGACAGAGCATTATTTAAGAGGCTGATTTGGGTCGATGAAAAAACAGTGTTTTAACGGATTGAAGCGATGATTCATTAACTTTTTGTACAAAATGGTTAATGAGTTGAAAATAGTACAATGTGTATTAAAAACCTTATTTTATGATATATTTATATAATACCATAATTAACTATAAGTATAACGGAGCTTGATAATTAAAATTAAAAGATGAAATTTAGATGAAAAATGCATTTTTTCTAAATTTAT
This window contains:
- the gpmA gene encoding 2,3-diphosphoglycerate-dependent phosphoglycerate mutase, translating into MQKIVLVRHGESEWNLENRFTGWEDVDLSENGYIQAKNAGRILKKNGYNFDAGFTSYLKRSIKTMHFVLEELDHLWIPVEKSWRLNERFYGDLQGMNKDDAIAKYGLEQVQKWRRDPNEHPPAITKEDPRYPGHDLRYKDLTDRELPLTENLSETMDRVLPFWNETIVNTMRRNQKVIVVAHGNSLRSLIKYIDNLSDEDVSKLEIPTATPWVYELDHGLNQIRHYYLD
- the mqnE gene encoding aminofutalosine synthase MqnE produces the protein MEAEGNLQLLLQNPDLSADLKHIAEKVLNNQRITFDEGVILYEQGDLGYLGVLANYIREKRHGHKTFFNRNFHIEPTNLCVYDCKFCSYSRLLKQKSEGWEYTMDEMFNMVTKYDGEPVTEVHIVGGVLPQYDVPFYQELFSRIKAHRPELHIKALTPVEYHYIFKKAKIDYATGMRLMQEAGLQSIPGGGAEIFHPEVRDQISKDKCTGDQWLAIHEEWHKLGGRSNATMLYGHIEKYWHRVDHMERLRQLQDKTGGFQTFIPLKFRNQDNQMSHVPESTVVEDLRNYAVSRIYLDNFDHIKAYWAMISRTTAQLSLNFGVDDIDGTLDDTTKIYSMAGAEEQHPGMSTKQLVELIKNVGRQPIERDTLYNVVADFTDFEFPEESKPHYYKLPVIN
- a CDS encoding acetate uptake transporter: MIPTTPVTVKDGIANPAPLGLCAFGMTTVLLNIHNAGFFEMNTMILAMGIFYGGLAQVIAGVIEAKKNNTFGLTAFTSYGFFWLSLVGLLVMPKLGWGAAPSEGAMCAYLSIWGVFTLLLFFGTLKLNRALQFVFASLTILFFLLVAGDATGNSDIKHLAGYEGIICGASAIYTGIANVLNEIYGKVVMPVGPVNV
- a CDS encoding OmpA family protein, with protein sequence MKSNFKRATLLLTGLMVGGKLFAQTADTTAAGNDYVKPFSGGSNLRTWSIGVHGGMLTPYTIFGTNSRQDFKNPTEQFGYGAYIKGQILPSLGIQADFLRGKVRGNNSQPDVAGNTIYSQYTTNINWSAALSANITLANINWRHDKPFIQPYLTVGAGNMNYTPKITTPGGQETNFKTDGKGSINEIFIPLGLGLKFDIAPGVNLDLGYTVNFVQSDNFDGFNSGSTNDRFSYAHVGLEFALGSRKKPQMATHNPVSSMRKEYLWENQQTKTLLQQQIDAEKAKNDQLRNDLNTTNANLAKLTTDSDGDGVVDVNDKCPNTPAGTKVDGSGCPLAKPVVYVTEEDKKVVKDAIKNLEFDLGKATIRAHSYPSLDRVANLLIDKNFSLKLAGHTDNTGSADLNMRLSKDRAESVKSYLVSKGANASRIEATGYGQTQPIATNKTAAGRQANRRVEFTLY
- a CDS encoding SRPBCC domain-containing protein; this translates as MKDFKKYYNIPATPDEIYMALTNPVTMELWTGEVAEMSTEAGSEFSMWDGSITGKNLEFEPGKKIVQQWYFEGESDNSVVTIKLHPDKKGSSVELRHTNIPDADYDGMVDGWNNSYFGALQEFFEGE
- a CDS encoding O-acetylhomoserine aminocarboxypropyltransferase/cysteine synthase family protein; protein product: MSASNLKFETLQLHAGQEVDATTGARAVPLYQTTSYVFNNAEHGANLFALKEFGNIYTRIMNPTTDVFEKRIAALEGGVAALATASGQASQFLALNNIMQAGDNFVTSPFLYGGTYNQFKVAFKRLGIEARFAKDDTAESLETLIDDKTKAIFLETVGNPGFTIADFDKVGALAKKHDLPLIVDNTFGAAGYLFRPLDHGAHIVVQSSTKWIGGHGTTIGGVIVDGGNYNWANGKFPQFTEPSEGYHGLVFSDVFGIGGPFGNIQFIIRARVEGLRDFGPAQAPFNSWLNIQGLETLSLRVQRHVDNALELAKWLEQHPQVVSVNYPGLPSSPYHVLAKKYLKNGFGGVLSFEIKGDKQQASNFIDSLQLVSHLANLGDAKTLIIQPSATTHQQLSDAEQLSAGVTPAGLRVSVGIEHIDDIKADFEQAFAKIKQLAA
- a CDS encoding trans-sulfuration enzyme family protein, producing the protein MKTETIAIHAGNKKDESSKAVIQPIILSTTFERGIDGDFPGGHIYSRSSNPNRESLENVLAKLEGGADAASFSSGNAAGMSVFQSLAPGTHVIAPDDMYHGLRNQLKNLFADILTFDFIDVNNTTILQQHIKPETGLIWVETPSNPLLKITDIKKIVAIAKPKGIKVACDNTFATPICQQPITLGADLVMHSATKYFGGHSDLMGGALITAEKNEWWAKIRQVQEMGGAIPSPTDCYMLARSIKTLPYRVKGHVHNAQLLAEFLEKHPGVEKVMYPGLPSHPQYAIAKEQMLAFGGMLSFIVRGDEEHTRTVINKLQLFTRATSLGGVESLVEHRATVEGPDTKTPRNLLRVSVGLEHIDDLVADLDQALS
- a CDS encoding homoserine O-acetyltransferase family protein codes for the protein MNTEIFKYTQTFEFESGQEIQDLEIGFHTYGRLNKEKDNVVWVCHALTANADVFDWWKGFAGTGHLFNPEEHFIVCANILGSPYGTTNPLSINPVTGQPYYQAFPQFTIRDIVKAHQLLADHLQIDHIHILIGGSLGGQQAIEWAIIEPERIKNLILIATNARHSPWGIAFNESQRLAISTDRTFYANTPDGGQKGLKAARSIALLSYRGYKTYSVTQQEETDGKTDDYRAATYQNYQGQKLVNRFNAYSYWYLTKTMDSHNVGRNRSSVEKALSLIKARTLVIGIKSDVLFPIEEQQYLFHHIPKSAFAELDSFYGHDGFLIETEALTNIITSFFKTDVKGKIIELQRTA
- a CDS encoding homoserine dehydrogenase, whose amino-acid sequence is MSKKLNIGLFGFGVVGQGLYDIIKTKHLNIEIVKFAIKDPNKKRTLPAELFTTDKDELLNNPEINTIVELINDTEAAFEIVSRALSSGKNVVSASKKMIALHLEELIELQHKHGTSLLYEGAVCGSIPIIRNLEEYYDNELLHSISGIFNGSSNYILSKGFIEGLDYNSALKQAQDLGFAETDPTSDVGGFDAKYKLVIAAAHAYGVIVEPDEVFNLGIQNLGAQDLQYAREKNLKIKLVPVAKELDERNVALFVLPKFVNETEFLYNVEYEYNGVTVQAAFADQQFFFGKGAGGHPTGSAVLSDIAALRYNYQYEYKKAKEKTDLNFTNNIELNIYLRYDDESLVEALNFEHIQERYYSGNYKFVIGKINLQNLIDNQNRISESKAFIAFADQLTGVSLASASKQAAEAV